A single genomic interval of Cucumis sativus cultivar 9930 chromosome 7, Cucumber_9930_V3, whole genome shotgun sequence harbors:
- the LOC101203130 gene encoding external alternative NAD(P)H-ubiquinone oxidoreductase B1, mitochondrial, whose product MTIFSFFSRASRAFHGSPAYSKLLLISTLSGGGLLAYADSQSDVGGSVEESPKKRVLVLGTGWAGTSFLKDLDASKYDVQVVSPQNYFSFTPLLPSVTCGSVEARSIVEPVRNIVKKRKGEIKFWEAECLKIDAANKKVFCQSNVDNNLVGNREFALEYDYLVIAMGAQVNTFNTPGVKENCHFLKEVEDAQKIRRGVIDCFEMAVIPSLSEEERRRNLHFVIVGGGPTGVEFAAELHDFFEEDLVNLYPSVKDLVKISVIQSGDHILNAFDERISSFAEQKFLRDGIDVYTGCRVVSVSDKEIEMKVKSTGESCSMPHGLIIWSTGIMTRPVVKDFMEQIGQGSRRILATDEWLQVKGAQNVYAIGDCATIDQRKIMEDIATIFKAADKDNSGTLTVTEFQDVLDDILIRYPQVEIFLRSKHLRDVKDLLRDSQGHENEIDIEGFKSALSIADTQMKSLPATAQVAAQQGAYLSRCFNRRDYCTENPEGPRRFKSSGRHQFLPFRYKHLGQFAPLGGEQAAAELPGDWVSMGHSTQWLWYSVYASKQVSWRTRYLVVSDWTRKFIFGRDSSRI is encoded by the exons TGGCGGAGGTCTATTGGCATATGCAGATTCACAATCAGACGTTGGCGGTTCTGTTGAGGAATCACCAAAAAAGAGAGTTCTGGTGCTTGGAACAGGATGGGCCGGCACCAGTTTTCTCAAGGATCTGGATGCTTCAAAATATGACGTTCAGGTTGTTTCGCCTCaaaattatttctcatttacTCCTTTATTGCCTAGTGTTACATGTGGATCAGTTGAAGCACGAAGCATTGTTGAACCGGTTCGGAACATCGTGAAGAAg AGAAAAGGTGAAATTAAGTTCTGGGAAGCTGAATGCCTTAAGATCGATGCTGCTAACAAGAAGGTTTTCTGCCAGTCTAATGTTGACAATAATTTGGTTGGCAATAGGGAGTTTGCCTTAGAATATGACTATTTAGTAATAGCAATGGGAGCGCAAGTTAATACTTTTAATACTCCTGGTGTCAAGGAAAACTGCCATTTTCTCAAG GAAGTGGAAGATGCTCAGAAGATCCGCAGAGGTGTGATAGATTGCTTTGAAATGGCTGTGATTCCTAGTCTAAGTGAAGAAGAGCGAAGGAGAAATCTTCATTTCGTTATTGTTGGAGGGGGTCCCACTGGAGTTGAATTTGCTGCAGAGCTTCATGACTTTTTTGAAGAAGATTTGGTTAACTTATATCCTTCGGTTAAAGATCTAGTGAAAATTTCAGTAATTCAATCTGGAGATCACATTTTGAATGC GTTTGATGAAAGAATTAGTTCATTTGCTGAACAAAAATTCCTAAGAGATGGCATCGATGTATACACAGGATGTCGAGTTGTCAGTGTATCTGATAAAGAAATTGAGATGAAGGTAAAATCAACTGGAGAATCCTGTTCGATGCCGCATGGACTAATTATCTGGTCTACGGGTATCATGACTCGTCCTGTTGTGAAGGATTTCATGGAGCAGATTGGCCAG GGTAGTAGACGCATTCTAGCCACTGATGAATGGCTTCAAGTGAAGGGCGCTCAAAATGTGTATGCCATTGGTGATTGTGCTACAATTGACCAACGCAAAATTATG GAAGATATTGCCACCATATTTAAAGCTGCAGACAAAGATAACTCTGGTACCCTGACAGTTACAGAATTTCAAGATGTTCTAGATGATATTCTCATAAGGTATCCTCAAGTAGAGATATTTTTGAGGAGCAAACATCTCCGCGATGTAAAAGATCTCTTAAGGGATTCTCAGGGACATGAGAATGAAATAGATATTGAAGGATTTAAGTCAGCTCTTTCTATTGCCGACACGCAGATGAAAAGTCTGCCTGCTACCGCACAG GTTGCTGCCCAACAAGGTGCGTATCTTTCCAGGTGCTTCAACCGCAGAGATTATTGCACTGAGAATCCTGAAGGTCCTCGACGTTTTAAGAGTTCTGGACGTCATCAATTTCTTCCCTTTCG GTACAAGCATTTGGGACAGTTCGCTCCTTTAGGAGGAGAACAAGCTGCTGCCGAACTCCCTGGAGATTGGGTTTCCATGGGTCACAGCACTCAATGGCTCTGGTATTCTGTATATGCAAG CAAGCAAGTCAGCTGGCGCACAAGATATCTAGTGGTATCAGATTGGACAAGAAAGTTCATATTTGGAAGAGATTCGAGCCGCATCTGA